A stretch of Ligilactobacillus faecis DNA encodes these proteins:
- the def gene encoding peptide deformylase — protein sequence MLTMHDIIREDHPTLRARAEKFEFPLTAEEKETAQKMMEFLENSQDEKIAEKYNLRAGVGLAAPQINVSKRMTAVLVPGEEGAEPIFKEILINPTILSESVQMAALSEGEGCLSVDRDVPGYVPRHARIKLRWYDLDGNEHIKRLRDYPAIVVQHEIDHLNGILFFDHINEKEPFATTEGMILL from the coding sequence TTGCTTACGATGCATGATATTATCCGCGAAGATCATCCAACTTTGCGGGCACGAGCAGAAAAATTCGAATTTCCATTGACTGCAGAAGAAAAAGAAACAGCACAAAAGATGATGGAATTTCTTGAAAATAGTCAAGATGAAAAGATCGCTGAAAAATATAATCTCCGCGCTGGCGTTGGTTTAGCGGCTCCACAGATCAACGTTTCTAAACGAATGACTGCCGTCCTTGTTCCAGGTGAAGAAGGTGCCGAACCGATCTTTAAAGAGATCTTGATCAACCCAACGATCTTGAGCGAATCAGTTCAAATGGCTGCACTCTCTGAAGGCGAAGGCTGCCTTTCCGTTGACCGTGATGTGCCTGGTTATGTACCTCGTCACGCTCGCATCAAACTTCGCTGGTACGATCTCGATGGGAATGAACATATCAAACGTTTACGCGATTACCCTGCGATCGTTGTGCAACATGAGATCGATCACTTGAATGGTATCCTTTTCTTCGATCATATCAATGAAAAAGAACCTTTTGCTACGACTGAAGGAATGATCTTACTTTAG
- a CDS encoding DNA-directed RNA polymerase subunit epsilon — protein MIFKVYYQPSKKINPRRENTLSLYLEADSEPEARILVESNTEYNVEFIEKLDDAALAYEKESPAFKLTEF, from the coding sequence ATGATCTTTAAAGTTTATTATCAACCATCTAAAAAAATCAATCCTCGACGTGAAAACACGTTATCACTATATTTAGAAGCAGACTCAGAACCAGAAGCAAGAATCTTAGTTGAATCAAATACAGAATACAATGTAGAATTTATCGAAAAACTTGATGACGCAGCTTTAGCTTATGAAAAAGAGAGTCCAGCTTTTAAATTGACGGAGTTCTAA